The DNA segment GAACCCGTCCACCATCCGGGCGTAGAGGTAGCTCTCGGGGATCTCGAACAGGGTGTCGATGTTCCGGAAGCCCTTGGCCGCCAGGGACAGCCGCCGCCGGCCGTAGGCCGCGTCCAGCTCGGGGCGCGTCAGGGGGCGGCTGCCGTGGGAGGCGCGCACCACCTGCCGCTCGCGGTTCAGCTTGAGCAGGTTGCCCCGCAGCCCGTCCAGCACCAGGCCGCGGACGGCGAAGGCGGGATCGTAGTCCACCTCCAGCAGCCACGGAGAGTAGCCGCGGTCCCGCACCAGCAGCCGCGCCGACTTCTTGAAAGCCAGTTCGTCGATCTCGGGCGCGCGGTAGCGGGCGAGGGTGTGGTCCATGTCGAACCCCACCGCCCGGATGTCGCCCAGAGGAAGGGTCCGCAGGGCGAAGAGCTTGTGCTCCGGCGGCAGGCGGTCGTCCTCGTCCAGCAGAGGGGGTGCCGAGAACAGAGCAGGATCCCAGTTGGTCATGCAGAGGAGTGTAATCCTCGCGCCTGCCACGGGAAGGGGGGGACAGGGCCCGCGGGGCTCATCCCTCCCCTTCGTTCCCGATGCCGTGGGTGATGCTCTGGTGGCCGAAGGCCTCCCAGGCCAACTGCCGGAACCGCTCCGAATGGCCCCAGTCCCGCTCCCCGTCCATCCACAGCTTGTAGTGGATCAGCTCGTGCTCGAGGATCCTCCGCTGCACCGCTTCGGGATCGTGGCAGTTCATCCCGCACACCTGCTGGGGCCAGGGCCAGTCCCGACGGCGCAGCAGGGGGATCGACAGGCGGATCTCCGGGTGCCACTTTCCGCGCGAATCCCGCTCGATCACGAACAGCCCCGCGCAGCGCGCCATCCGCGGCGACCAGATCACCGGCGGCGGCGTCAGGTCCCACCCCGCCTCGCGGAGGATCGCCTGGGCGCGCTGGCGGAGGGTCACGGTCATGCTTTGATTTTGCGGTGAATCGGACCGGATCAGCTCCTGCCCAGAAAGGCACTGCCTAACGAGGGAATTCTCATGAATGAATTCCTAGGTTATTCCGGCCGTCCCGTCTAACCCCTCTGCTCAATGCGGATCCTCGCCTGCATGCCCTGCCGCTCTCTCATCCTGCTTCCTCGGGTCCGGGAAGTAACCTGCGACGAAGGGCCTCCATCAAAGCGTCTTCGGTCTGAAAGAGAGAGAAAGCATTAATGTTAACTAGATCGAGTTCTTGGAGGACTCGATCGCACTCAGAGGCTGGCAACGTGAACCGCCATAATCGATCTTGGGACGCGAGATTTTGGTCGAAGACGGACTCATGGCGGACGAACTGCCACTTGCTATCGATGAATTGCCAGCAGATGGTGTACTCGGCTTGTTGGAGAAAGTGCCGCGGATGAGTTCGGACGTAGGGACCCTGGGACCGAATCTGAGGGGCATTCGACGATCCAACCTTTCCAATGCCAGCGAATTCCTGGTAGGCGTAGATCGCGATTCGGTCGCCATGAGGTGCCCGGCAGGCGAAATAAGCTGCGATATGGAGGGATCTGGTCCAGTCCAATAAGGGGGAGGGAAATCCGTGGTGCCGAAGGTGTACAAGATAGTCGTAGTTGGGTAATGGAGTGAAGTGCGGTCGCTGGTAATCACTAAAAAGTTTATTGATTTCGATGCAGTTGATGGCATCCCAGCGGCGATCTGTGAATGACTCGATTAGGGGTTTCACTATTTCACCGAGCCGATAGTAGTCGCCAATCGTCCGGATGCTTGGACCATGTCGTTCCAGCGTGGTCTCGAGGCCCCACCTTGCGTCGCCTTGGCCTCGATAAAGGAAAGATGATCGGCTCAGGCGCTCGACAGGACCTGGCGAAAAAATTTCTTGCTGGAGCCCTCGGACTTCATCCTGAAGCATCCGCCAAGACTGGCAATCATACTCACAGAGCATGAAAACTCCTCGGAACTTATGCCTGCGCAGGGTTGCGGTTCACCTTCTGCAAGAAGGATAGAGCAACGCAGAGATGCAAGGTGAGCGCCGTTATTGGCTCAGCCTCCATGAGCAGACTTTCTCTGCATGATTTTTGAGCTGCTCTGGGGCATTCTCTAGATTTTCCTCAGATC comes from the Geothrix sp. 21YS21S-4 genome and includes:
- a CDS encoding FRG domain-containing protein, which produces MLCEYDCQSWRMLQDEVRGLQQEIFSPGPVERLSRSSFLYRGQGDARWGLETTLERHGPSIRTIGDYYRLGEIVKPLIESFTDRRWDAINCIEINKLFSDYQRPHFTPLPNYDYLVHLRHHGFPSPLLDWTRSLHIAAYFACRAPHGDRIAIYAYQEFAGIGKVGSSNAPQIRSQGPYVRTHPRHFLQQAEYTICWQFIDSKWQFVRHESVFDQNLASQDRLWRFTLPASECDRVLQELDLVNINAFSLFQTEDALMEALRRRLLPGPEEAG